The DNA window ATGTTAGCTCGTTTTCAACGGCCGTCACTCAAGGTGCAAACTCTATTCTAGTGCAAGCATTACATGAGTCTGACTGGTTTACGCCGGTTGAACGTGAGGGTTTGCAAAATATTTTGACTGAGCGAAAAATTATTAGAGCGGCACAAGCAACTAATCCTAGTCAAGGCGAGCTACCGCCATTAACCACCGCTAAGATTATTTTAGAAGGTGGCATTATTAGCTACGATACCAATGTAAAAACTGGCGGATTAGGGATGGAATACTTTGGTATTGGTGCCTCAGAACTATATAGAGAAGATGCAATTTCAATTTATTTGCGTGCAGTTGATGTAAGAACTGGCCAAGTACTATTGTCAGTAGCCACTAGCAAAAAAGTATTGAGCCAAGAAATGCGAGCAGGTTTTTTTAGATATGTGAGTTATAAACGTTTAGCCGAAGCTGAAGCAGGGTTTAGTGATAACGAGCCGATGAGTATTTGCGTAACACAAGCCATAGAAAAAGCGCTTACTGATTTAATTACTAAAGGCATAGACCGAGGCCTTTGGGCTAAAAAACAAGCTTAAAAATAAAAGGCTATACATATAGCCTTTTTATTTAACTTTCTAATGGAAGTAATACCGAAATATAGCGCTGCGCCCAATTTGCAAGCTCTATACGATTACGCGATTGAGTCTTTTTAAACGCACTATAAAGATGGGTTTTCACTGTATGATCACTAATATTGAGTTTATTCGCTATTTTATCGTTACTCGCACCTTGAGCAATTAAATGAATCACTGTCTTTTCACGCTTGGTTAGGTTTTCGTAATCCGCTTTACTGAGTACTATGTCATCGTGCAATAAATTATTAGATGAAGCTGCATTTAATATCTCTTTGAACGCGTTAGAAATCACCTTACGAGTAAACCATAGTTCACCAGCAGTTACTCTTACAAGCGCTTTAAAAATATCCTCTGCAACATCTGAGCTATAAAAAACACCATTAAAGTGATTCAATAATAAGTTTTTCTCACATACAGCATTTGGCTCAACGTTAAATAAAATCACCTTATGTTGCTTAGCTAAACAAATTAATTCGGCAGGAAGCAATGAATGCCAATCTTTATCAGCACCATCAATGAGGAACAACTCAACATTGTCACGTTGCCCAGCTTTAGGAAGCGCGTCATCCATTTTAATATCATTAAATAATGCGTTTAAAGTACTTAAAACAGTAGTGTAGCTAGCTGCATAAGCAGAAGATTTAAACGTTGTTTTAATAAAAGCAAATTTCTTATTTAACATAAATTTCATCCCTGAAACGTTTATGTCACATTACCTAAATTAGACACAAAATACAATACTCCATATTACTAATTCATATTAGCAAAATACGGCTAAATACTGGTTCTTACTACATCTTTAAGACTATTAGCAAGCTCTCTATGCTCACTAACAGGTAAGTGTATGCCCTCTTTCTTGCAAGGTTGTATCAGCGGATAACAATCTAAAAATTCACACTTGTGACGATAAGCCATGGCTTTGAACTCAAGAGATAATTGTTCAGCTTTTTTACCTGCACCTGCGTAAATGCTTTTATAACTTCCCACTTCATAAACCTTGGGCGGGCTCAATATGATTATTTTTGGCTGTGCTTTGTCGTGATAAAACGCTTTAATGGCTAAAACCAACTTCTCAAGCGCTTTGCCAATATCGATAGCAGACAGTGCAAAACGTGCTTTTAAATCATTAGTACCGAGTTGAATAATAACAATATCAACGGTGTGCACTTCAAGATAAGGTTTTAAATATTTAATCCCTGACTTATCACCATCAAAAGGCGGATTGTTCACTAGGGTTCTATTCGGTTGCCCCGCTTCAATTACAAGGCGATCTGAACCCAAGAGCTCTGCCAGCATACTTGGCCATCGCTCACACTCAGCAAGCCTTTTCCCATCAACGGGTGATGTACCAAAGGTATTGGAGTCGCCAAAACAAAGAATATTCATGTTTAAAATGGGTTCAGCGTATAGCCTTTTTGCTGTAACTGGGCATGCGCGGTCATCGCTGAAAGCGCCATTTTCACTCCAGGAATAAGCTGCTCAGCTGAAACTTTCATATGAGTTGCCGACTGCCCGCACACATATACCTGGGTGTTATTAGCAAGTAGCTGTTTAATTAAAGATTCGGTTTTATTATCTTTTTCAAACCGTGCTTTATAAACGCTGTTTTGCAGTACATCAACACTGGCTCCACCGTGTACCACTAGCGCCAGCTGGATGTTTTCTGGTTTTACGCCGTGAGCCACATGCATATTGATAAAGCGCGCTAACGAATTAATATGATTATTTTGCGCGCCTTTTTCAGCGCCATCTCCTAAATCAAAGGCAATTTTAAACTGCGCTTGGCTTAAATCAGATTTATGCTCGGGCACATTATAAAAATAACCAAAGTCTTTAATAACAGGCACAGGCTCTGCTGCCAAACTACTAAAGCTAGTTAAAAGAAGGCTAAGACCTAAAAGTGATGTTTTCATAAGTTTCCATTTTATTGTTGGCTTAGCCTACCCTAACGCTATTTAAAGCAATTAACTAGCCTGAACATGTGAGTGCGCTATAAACGTCATCCCTAAATAATTGAATGTATGTTTAAACATATCGATAAATGCATCCGGCGCAGAAGCAGACCTAGCATTAGACAGCAGTGAAAACTGTTTTTGTCGTAAAGTTCTAAGCTTCGGTTGTAACGCCTCATCATCCATGTAATCAGTAACTCTATCCATAAACGCTTTCATTTGTGGCGTGGTGTTATACCAATAAATAAGTGACGCAATTACCCAATGCTCAAAGGTAAGTAACTGTTCAAACAGAGTGTAAAAATCATCTTCAGGGTAGTTTTTGTCATAGCGATAAGGCGTGATAACAAAGTCATCTATGCAAAAGCCTTGCCCGCTTTCCTTAGCTATATAATTGTTGACTTGTGTACTGGTGTTACCTGATTTACGCGCACTTGAAAAAATTACAGCTGTGGTTTTCGTTGATTTACCTTGCATTTGTATCACTCCTTTTTTTATGATGGAGCAAAGTTTAAAACCTCAAGTTAAGTTAAGGTCAATAAGCAATAACCATATTTTTGCAAACAGGACGCATACCGATGACCGTACAACAAAAAAAGCTCACTGAAGCCAACTTAACCGTGGGCTTTGTCGCTAAGCGCAGTGGCGTTAAGGTATCTACACTGCACTTTTACGAAAATAAAGGACTAATACGCAGTTGGCGAAACAGTGGCAATCAACGACGCTTTAAACCAGATGTACTAAGGCGAGTAGCAGTTATAAAAGCAGCACAAGCGATGGGGATCACGCTAGAAGAAATTAAACAAACTCTGGCAACGTTACCAGAGCAGCGTACACCAACACAAAAAGACTGGTCTGCACTTTCAAAGCAATGGCAAGAGAAACTTGATGAGCGTATTGCTTATATGCAACGTTTACGTGAACGGGTTGATGGCTGTATTGGCTGTGGGTGTTTATCAATGAGTAAGTGCCCTATTTATAACAAAGACGACCACTTAGGTGGAACCCAAAGTGGTGCCATTTTGTTAGAGCGAGATTAAGGCTTATAAAACCTTAATCTAGACCATTTAAGCCTTCTCGGGCAGCGCGATATAATGCCCCTAGAGTTGAGTCAAATACCGATTTAATAAAACTGTAAGTCAGCTCTACGGCTTTACTAATAACTTTGCCAGCAAACACTAACATGTGCCCGAGTAAACCTAAGGTTTGTGTTGCAAATGAAGCTGACGCTTTGGCTATTTTATCCAGCGTTCGCGCGAGCATATCGTAAAAAGTTAAACCTGTACCTGTAGCAGCTTGTGCTGCAACTGCACTGTAATAACCCGAATCTTTTAATAAGGTAACTAACGCAGCGCCCAGTTTATCTGCCCAGTGTGAACTAAATGAAGCTTGGTTTCTGTCTTCAAACTTTAAACGTACCGGTGTGCTTAAGAAGTGGTTTGCTTTTACAGTTAAATTGCCCCAGTCATTACTGTTTGCGGTATTAACATAGCCTGGCGTACCACTTAACTTGTGAGCTGCGCCTTTAAGACCCTGACCGTTATCAAGGCGAATTTCTTGGCCATTGTAGGGCGCATGTGAAAATGGCCATAAAGGCACTTTTGTAACCGGATCAGCGCTGTGTGTACAGCGGTATATTTTATCAATACGTGATGTAGCAGCGCGTGAAAAATTATCAAGCCCCACTCTTGGCGAGCCAAAAGTATATAATTTAACGGGTAACGAATACTCTGCTTTTATCCAATCGGCTGAAAGCGTAGCCAGTGCCCCGCCTAAACTGTGGCCAACAATATGCACACAGCCGGTTATTTTGTCTCGAATGTTAGCTGCTACAAATACTTGAAGTGCAGGTTTCATACTATAAAAGGTTTTATTAAACCCAGCATGTACCATACTGCCGTTAGAGCCACCGCTTAAACCAAAGTGTGCATCTGTTAGACCATCTCTAAGTGAAGCCGTGCCGCGAATAGTGATAACTGAATCACCTTGAAATGAATTTTTACCGTGTGCAACAAGGCCAAACCCAGTACTTAAACCAAATAAATGAGAGAAAAACCCGCCTGACACACCTTGTATGGATCTATTATTGATAGAAAAATCAAACTGATCTCTTAAGGATGCATGCAATAGCCCATTTAATAGTTTTGTATTTTTTAATTCTATAGCATCATAAGCAAGTGATGCTAATTGGACTGCCTGAGTAGGTGTTAACGTATTCATTTTAAATCCTTTTATTGGCTTTAAACGTTAGAGCTTACAGGTGGTAAAAACTGCAAATGTATGCTGTTTATCATTTTTAGCAGCTATATCAAATGTTTCTGGCTCATTTGCGATATCACAAACCAAATTACTTAAGTATTCGGTTAGCGTATCTTTATGCTCGTAAGGAAATAGCCTAACTGCCCAAATAGTAACTTCCTTTGCATTCTCATCTAATGTGTATATGTGTTGTATAACAGATTCGTTGTCGAACATGTTTGATGGCTTTGATGTTTTGATAACTTTTTTAAGGAAAGAAAAACGACCATCACTACTTGTTGTTACTTCATCAATATATTCATCGCCATAATTTAGTCTACGAAATACCTTTTTACCAGCAACAGGTTGCTCATCAAAAAGCAAACGCCCTTCAACTGGAGCTGATAACACGAAATCTTCCTTACTAAAAAAACCAAACATATTTGCAAAAACCTGTGTTGTAGTAAATAAAATTAGAATAGCCACAACTGCAATGAGTAATGGTAACTTAAACCGCTCCATCAAAAATATAATCTCCAATAAATCAGATGCATGCACCATATATCGTAAAGAAGTGCTCTGGCGCTTCTTCTATAGGTATGTCGTATGTTTGTGGGTCTTTGGCAATATTACACTCTAAGTCAGCGAGTAAGTTTTTTAGGGTATCACTCCCCTCATGCATAGACACAGCTGTATACCAAAGAACAACGCCCTCAGGTGTACCATTTTCTAAATAAACATGCTGAACCAGTGATTCATTATCAAACATGTTTGCAGGCTTACTCGTTTTTATAGATTTTTCTGTGAAGGTAAAAAAACCATTATGATCGGTTATTGCTTCATCTTTATATTCATCACCATAAGTAAGAGCACGTACAACCTTAGTATTTACAACAGGCTGCCCTTTATCTAATAATTGCCCCTTCATCGGAGCCGATAAAACAAAATCCTGCTTATTAAAAAAACCAAATATATCTGCATAAGCCTGTGTTGTAGTAAAAATAATAGCAATAGATATAATTACCAAAATGTGAGCTTTAAAACGTGATAACAGAATATACAAGCTCCCAACTATTAAACTCAAAATACACGTGTCGTATTGCTATTTAATGACGTTTTAAACTCTTAACTATCAGCGTTAATGAAATTGCCCATTTCAACTAAAATTTATTCTAATTGGGTACAAAGCGCACTGCAAGCATTTAGAGCAAAAAACAAGCAATAAATCATTCCCTAAAAAAACAATTCATAAACCAGCTTACATATAATGCTAAACCCAAGTCCCATCATTAATATATAGCCATATAAAATAGCAATAGCGCCACCCGATGCATCCCCTATTTTGTCTATTTCAATACATGTAGAGCACACTATAAAAAAAATAAAAAAGTTAGCAATTAAGCCTAATATATAAGCTTCTCCAAATAGTGGTGAAATACCGACTAATATAGCGCTTAGCATAATAAGTATGCCTGAAAGCGCCTCCTTCAAAGAAAACTTGTACTCAATAATCTTGAGTACTAAGGTCACTACCATTAATGCTAAAAAATAAACCGTAGGTTTAAACTGGCTATAAAAATAATCCACACTAAACATTTGGCTAATCGTCAATGAGGGCTCTTTAGCTGGGCTTAAATCTTCTGTTATCGCGCTTGAAGCGTCATCGGTAAAAAAATACGCAGCCGCAACAATAATTAACTTTATCATTCCAAAAAAGATAAAACTGGCGACCATAAACCCTATTGAATCGTCTCTGGTCAATTGCTTGTTTGCCTTACTTTCTACAATTTTAGCTAGCAATACACCCAACAAGCACACACTACCTAAATAAAGCAGCGCGACCCAAAACTGATCAAGATAAAAAACCGATAAGCCAGGGGCAATAAATAAAAACATTGAATCTTCATTATCTAACGAACTTTTGGGCTCAACGCTGTATTTTGACTGTTTAAAAAGTGCTAAATAAACAAATAATGGCTGTAAAAACAGCATTAAAATGCAGGTGTTTATAAGAGTCATTTATCATCCTTGATTACAGCCAACACACTGCGCCTAGAGTATTGGCAATTTCGAAACTAATTAAAGGTTTATTTTTTGAAGGTAGGTTTTAAGCTTTAATAAGCCCGACTCAAGCTCAAACTTTTGTATTTTAGGGTTTTTAAACTTAAACCCGTTTGAAATATGAGTATTGATCATCGTCGCCATGCCTTCAAAACCCGCAGGGGCAGTTGCAACTAAATCGCTCAATAGTGGTTGAATAAGCTCTTGATGCTCTTCAATTTTGGTTGGATCCTCGTAAATATCGTATACAAGGTTGGTTAGTGTTTGTTGGTGTTGTTGTTCCATAATAATTCTATAGCGCCTTAACTTTGGCGTTTATAGCTCCTTTTTATTTCAATTAAGTAAGCAAAGCTATACTGCCTTACTTTTTCTTCCTTTTATTTCCTTTAGCCATCTCTTTTTCAACAGCGGCCCGAGCGTCTTTTATATCCTTAAAAAAGTTATATTGATATTTAATTAAGCCTTGGTATTTATTTCCTTTAATTAGATAAAAAGACAGCAGCATAAAGGCTATATTAGTAACCGTAGCTATATGATAACCACTTCCCTCTAAAATTATAAATGATGGTAAGCAAATCAAAGCTAAAAATAGAGCATAGTATTTCAATATCTTTGCACATAGAAAAGAGCCTTGACTAACTTTAAAGTTTAAAAGGCAAAACATAATTCCAACGGAAAACAAAATGCCCAACAGCCACTCAGGACTTGTATTAAAGTACTGTGTTAACAATGTCATTCCGGAATAAACCGTTCCCAAAAGTAAGATAATTGTTACTAATAAAAACCTACGTAAAAGCTTCCATGGGGGAAATAATAAAAACACCTCTTTGTTATTAGACATTACTAACTTAACTCTCAGCTTATACGTTTTTTATAACTCAATAATCTCAGTACCATCGAAAAACCCTTCAGGG is part of the Pseudoalteromonas sp. DL-6 genome and encodes:
- a CDS encoding NAD(P)H-dependent oxidoreductase; the protein is MQGKSTKTTAVIFSSARKSGNTSTQVNNYIAKESGQGFCIDDFVITPYRYDKNYPEDDFYTLFEQLLTFEHWVIASLIYWYNTTPQMKAFMDRVTDYMDDEALQPKLRTLRQKQFSLLSNARSASAPDAFIDMFKHTFNYLGMTFIAHSHVQAS
- a CDS encoding DsrE family protein, which encodes MKTSLLGLSLLLTSFSSLAAEPVPVIKDFGYFYNVPEHKSDLSQAQFKIAFDLGDGAEKGAQNNHINSLARFINMHVAHGVKPENIQLALVVHGGASVDVLQNSVYKARFEKDNKTESLIKQLLANNTQVYVCGQSATHMKVSAEQLIPGVKMALSAMTAHAQLQQKGYTLNPF
- a CDS encoding DUF6795 domain-containing protein → MERFKLPLLIAVVAILILFTTTQVFANMFGFFSKEDFVLSAPVEGRLLFDEQPVAGKKVFRRLNYGDEYIDEVTTSSDGRFSFLKKVIKTSKPSNMFDNESVIQHIYTLDENAKEVTIWAVRLFPYEHKDTLTEYLSNLVCDIANEPETFDIAAKNDKQHTFAVFTTCKL
- a CDS encoding LuxR C-terminal-related transcriptional regulator — its product is MLNKKFAFIKTTFKSSAYAASYTTVLSTLNALFNDIKMDDALPKAGQRDNVELFLIDGADKDWHSLLPAELICLAKQHKVILFNVEPNAVCEKNLLLNHFNGVFYSSDVAEDIFKALVRVTAGELWFTRKVISNAFKEILNAASSNNLLHDDIVLSKADYENLTKREKTVIHLIAQGASNDKIANKLNISDHTVKTHLYSAFKKTQSRNRIELANWAQRYISVLLPLES
- a CDS encoding lipase family protein, translated to MNTLTPTQAVQLASLAYDAIELKNTKLLNGLLHASLRDQFDFSINNRSIQGVSGGFFSHLFGLSTGFGLVAHGKNSFQGDSVITIRGTASLRDGLTDAHFGLSGGSNGSMVHAGFNKTFYSMKPALQVFVAANIRDKITGCVHIVGHSLGGALATLSADWIKAEYSLPVKLYTFGSPRVGLDNFSRAATSRIDKIYRCTHSADPVTKVPLWPFSHAPYNGQEIRLDNGQGLKGAAHKLSGTPGYVNTANSNDWGNLTVKANHFLSTPVRLKFEDRNQASFSSHWADKLGAALVTLLKDSGYYSAVAAQAATGTGLTFYDMLARTLDKIAKASASFATQTLGLLGHMLVFAGKVISKAVELTYSFIKSVFDSTLGALYRAAREGLNGLD
- a CDS encoding DUF6795 domain-containing protein, with protein sequence MLSRFKAHILVIISIAIIFTTTQAYADIFGFFNKQDFVLSAPMKGQLLDKGQPVVNTKVVRALTYGDEYKDEAITDHNGFFTFTEKSIKTSKPANMFDNESLVQHVYLENGTPEGVVLWYTAVSMHEGSDTLKNLLADLECNIAKDPQTYDIPIEEAPEHFFTIYGACI
- the soxR gene encoding redox-sensitive transcriptional activator SoxR — translated: MTVQQKKLTEANLTVGFVAKRSGVKVSTLHFYENKGLIRSWRNSGNQRRFKPDVLRRVAVIKAAQAMGITLEEIKQTLATLPEQRTPTQKDWSALSKQWQEKLDERIAYMQRLRERVDGCIGCGCLSMSKCPIYNKDDHLGGTQSGAILLERD
- a CDS encoding SGNH/GDSL hydrolase family protein — its product is MNILCFGDSNTFGTSPVDGKRLAECERWPSMLAELLGSDRLVIEAGQPNRTLVNNPPFDGDKSGIKYLKPYLEVHTVDIVIIQLGTNDLKARFALSAIDIGKALEKLVLAIKAFYHDKAQPKIIILSPPKVYEVGSYKSIYAGAGKKAEQLSLEFKAMAYRHKCEFLDCYPLIQPCKKEGIHLPVSEHRELANSLKDVVRTSI
- a CDS encoding CsgG/HfaB family protein; the encoded protein is MYKFIIITIALCLSGCSTMGNLIPPSKQSAVALEPTDVFSDLKSLPKPAGSIPVSVYSFRDQTGQYKPQTNVSSFSTAVTQGANSILVQALHESDWFTPVEREGLQNILTERKIIRAAQATNPSQGELPPLTTAKIILEGGIISYDTNVKTGGLGMEYFGIGASELYREDAISIYLRAVDVRTGQVLLSVATSKKVLSQEMRAGFFRYVSYKRLAEAEAGFSDNEPMSICVTQAIEKALTDLITKGIDRGLWAKKQA